The genome window TTTATTTAGTTTGCTAATTTTGCTTAAAAATTTAGTCTTTGTAGCATTACTTATTTGATTAGATACTTCTACATTTGGATATTTTTCCAATTGAACATTTAATTTGTAAGTTTTGTTTGACATAGTAGTTTAAGAGTCTAAATTTTAAGGGTCATTAATTGTTTGAACAGTCGGATCTGTGGCACTATTTTTTTACATAACTTTTGACATATGTTTTTGTGGGCCTTTCTTCGTAATGTAGTTCAACGATCTAAATCATCTATTTTTTATATCTTCCCTTAAAGATCATGTCTTCCAAAATCACTCATATTTGAAACCATATGACCGTTGAATTAAGTGTTTAGGGTTTCTTTGCAGCACTATACTCATTCATTTTTCTTCACTAAAAATGAATATCttaatggttttggtttgtctaattttttgcaatGATGATCTATAAATGATGTCTTAAAAAACAGACGGTTCAGAtcgttaaaatatattatggaGTGGGCCCTATAAAAATTTGTGTCAAAAATAGTGTAAAAAAAATAGTGTCACAAATCCGCCATCTTATTTGAAATGATCAAATATTTCAGCAGTATATCAGCAACATCTCGCCAACATTTAATTTTAACCAGGTTTacaattaaaatttgtaatttgtttgtaccatacttagggcctccgtatttagatctcgtataaatactcgggggactcaaatgtaattatgtaataagtgaagaggcaaatatataataagtgaaggggcaaatatgtaataagtgaggaacccttattctataaaaggactcctcactctcctcattaggagaggccaattcctaggccatgaGGATCCTCACACTCTccccctcacaatcctctcagaaatacaatatcagtgtggacgtagccgaaaccttggggtgaaccatgatacatcttgtgttatttacatttcttgcagattcacggtcggatttacgttgttccaagacccctccggttttatgcataAACATTTGGCGCCgcctgtgggaatcgacacgaaaaactatgtcggttctctttcattttttcacctccgccgtgaatctgcaaaatctgcaaaaactcGAGAACCTTAAGTTTTCCCAGAAAACCCACGGAGCCACCTCCTCTCTCACACTCTCTTTCTGCAACTGCAAGACAAAATCCCTTATCCCcatctactctctctctctctctctctctctctctctctctctctctgtctctctccaaCACAGACGCATAGCAAAGCCAAATAATCCACAGCCGCAACAGAGAGAGGAGAATGGCCGCAACAACTATGGAATTAGCTCTTATAAATCTGTGGACTTTATTCCATCCCAAGTCTCCAAATCCATCAAAGCTCAGAGCTTTCACCATCTGATGCTCCTCCGCCACCTCAACCACCATCCCAGATTTGGCAAAAAGACCTTGGAAGACCTCAGATGCtaggcttgttcttgaagatGGTTCAATCTGGAGAGCGAAGTCGTTTGGTGCTTCAGGGACCCAAGTTGGTGAAGTTGTATTCAATACATCTTTGACCAGGTTCTTTCCGTTTGATCAAGACTAGTTGTACCAGCACAAGGAACTTGGCTTGTGAGTCGGGTCGAGGTCACGGACGAGTTCGTTTCCAAAATGAAGCCTGATGAGTGCTTGATGAAGATGAGGCTGCTGTTTCTGCAACTCCCAGGATAAGGGATGAGTCTCTCAGGCCGGTTTCCGCTCTCAATTCTACCGGAGGAGGTGGAGGTTAAGAGGGTGAGAAATTGAGTTTGATAAAGTTAGCGAGCTTAATTGAAGTGTTTGCAAAGAAAGGCACTAAGGATGTTAATCTTCGAAACAAGTTGATGGACCAAATTGAATGGCTGCCTAACTCGATAAGAAAGCTTTCGAGATTGGTCTCCCTTGATTTGTCTAAAAACAGGATTCCGGTCATCCGCCGCGTCTTGCTCGGCCATTGAGCCCTCGTCTTTCTCCATTCACTCCAGAAAAGATAGAGACAAAGACTGAGTGAGAGAGGTGCGGTGGAAAAGGGACaacgcaaaagaaaaagaaaaagggaagaaaaggaatacagaaagcaaaagcaaggagcggggagatcaagaaaagcttACTATTATTAATTCTATAACGATTCCTTTTGTCTACCAGGTGAAAAGACAGAGAAAGTGCGGTGGAAAGctaaagcaaagcagaaaaacaaaagcaaagcaaaaaaaaaaacaaaagcaaagggagaaagcaaaagaagataaaaaaaaaaaaacaggcaTAATTACGGTGGCGATGGCATGCAGAAAAaagaattatgggcgtgacccattgagtaGAGGGtcgaatttatttttttattgatgtaatttatttttcttatctttcggaaatatctgtataaacccccaTCAgagtgtaataaaaaaaaacaaaaaaaaaaaaggggcaagcccaaaataatgggctggaacgttatgtggagggcgaaggcccatatccCCAAAAGAgtcaggccctctattatcaccaaccaagtgatcaaaagtacgtccaatactccaaaattattcggcaacctgccgctattatcaccaaccaagggatcaaaagtacgcccagtactccaaaattattcggcatcaTGCCGCtactatcaccaaccaggtgatcaaaagtacgcccagtactccaaaattatttggcaacctgccgctattatcaccaaccaggtgatcaaaagtacacccaatacttcaaattatacatgagcattactcatgtcaatcatacataaacattcatgagcatcacttatatcaatcatacataaacattcatgagcatcactcatgtcgacattcatgagcatcactcatgtcaacatccatgagcatcactcatgtcaatcaacataaacattcatgagcatcactcatgttaatcatcttcaaaagcttcatttacagagctctagcttcaaaagcttcatttacagagctctaacttcaaaagcttcatttacaaaagctctagcttcaaaagcttcatttacagagctccagcttcaaaagcttcatttacaaaagccccagctgcaaagcttcacttgcaaagctccacctacaaagcttcagtgcagggtatacaaatactgcctccgaacaaccaccacttcggcccatacctggattcaatttgaagcctccagccaacagactctattgactgaagacttgggggactacactatacaccatacACTATACACCAtttattgggcctcaactgggcctcatgaaaaatacttgggggacttagcccattatttatgtattgaggagcgagcccttattctataaaagggactccctcactttcattagagagcactcatgaaaaatacttggggaacTTAGCCcgttatttatgtattgaggagcgagcccttattctataaaatggactccctcaatttcattagagagcacccattattcatgtactgaggagcgagcccttattctataaaatggactccctcaatttcattagagagcacccattattcatgtactgaggagcgagcccttattttataaaaaggactccctcaccttcattagagagcatcgccgccagctgagcaaccatcTCACCGCAAGCAtcactcttagcccatcacttatgtattgagaagtgagccattattctataaaagggactccctcaccattatTAGAAAGCATCGTCGCCAGCTGTGCAACCGCCTCGcccgagcatcactcataacccattattcatgtactaaggagcgagcccttattttataaaaatgactgACTctttcaccatcattagagagcatcgccaccagctgagcaaccgcctcgccgcgagcatcaactttagcccatcacttatgtattgaggagcgagcccttattttataaaagtccatcaccatcattagagagcatcgccacctactaagcaaccgcctcaccaccagcatcaactctagcccatcatttatgtattgaggagcgagcccttattctataaaagggactccctcacctccaacaccacaagccgagccaaccaaggcaacataagccacaagcagagcagcctcctaacatgtgctacttctggttgagcatcatttcggattgggcaccgcctcatatcgagtatcagtcctagacgacatctagttacttcggcccacacatagactgaatttcaagtttccagccaaaacactctcttgactgaagagttgggagactactgtttgtaccatacttagggccaccgtatttagatcttgtataaatactcgggggactcaaatgtaattatgtaataagtgaaggggcaaatatgtaataagtgaggagcctttattctataaaaagactcctcactctcctcatttggggaggccaattcctaagccaTGAGAatcctcacactctctccctcacaatcctctcagaaatacaatatcagtgtagacgtaactcaaaccttggggtgaaccacgatacatcttgtgttatttacatttcttgcaaattcacgatcggatttacgttccaagacccctccgattttgtgcatcaacataattcaatcatttcagccagtttttcaaaattttgtaaattaaacaaCCATATAAAACCACAAAAGCATCAAACATAATTCACAatatgtacattttttttattcaagcctcgaatttttcctttttttttctttttctttcatggAATTGACAAGTACCATCTTAGATGCTCAACCAAAAAGCAAGAACACAGCTCACAAAAGGAAAGCATAAGCAAGAAAGCAAATAAGAGGAGAAGAAACCACAAATCACATGAACAAAGCTAATGAATTACGCATAGTCCTCAGATTGTGGGACTGGGGCATAGGAGGCAATGAAAATGTCACCATAGACCAGCCCGGCAAGTCCACCACCAATAAGTGGCCCGACCCAATAGATCCAAATATCTGAATAGCTGCCGCTGGCCACAGCTGGGCCGAACGATCGGGCCGGGTTCATTGAGCCCCCACTAAAAGGACCAGCGGCAAGAATGTTGGCGCCAACAATGAAGCCGATTGCTATGGGCGCTATGGTTCCCAGTGAACCCTTCTTGGGGTCTGCAGCTGTAGCATAGACTGTGTAGACGAGAGCAAAGGTTATGATGATCTCAAAAACCACACCTTCAATAGCACCTACTCCTGCACCGAGTGCATGGGTTGGAACATCCTGCCAAATACAAAGACAGATAAGAACGCATTCTGTCAGACAATCTAACATATTATGTTGTTAGGATGTCAATTGGAATGATCGATCATTTGAATTCTTAACAATGTGTAATTCAGATTTATAATCATTTTCCGTGTATCTAACATGTCAAACAAGTATGAAAtttgttgaaagaaatattataTAATACCAATTGAGTGACAAACTTGACGAGAAAGCTCGCAACGATGGAGCCCAAGAGTTGGGCAATCCAATAGAAAATGCCAGTGAGGATGGTGATGTTGCCTCCGATGGCCAATCCAAATGTGACAGCTGGATTCAAATGGCCACCTGAGATGTTTGCAGCGATGGAAACCCCCACAAACAgcg of Malus sylvestris chromosome 6, drMalSylv7.2, whole genome shotgun sequence contains these proteins:
- the LOC126625990 gene encoding probable aquaporin TIP-type, which codes for MVKLAFGSFGDSFSVGSLKAYIAEFIATLVFVFAGVGSAVAYGKLTDASLDPTGLVAIAVAHAFALFVGVSIAANISGGHLNPAVTFGLAIGGNITILTGIFYWIAQLLGSIVASFLVKFVTQLDVPTHALGAGVGAIEGVVFEIIITFALVYTVYATAADPKKGSLGTIAPIAIGFIVGANILAAGPFSGGSMNPARSFGPAVASGSYSDIWIYWVGPLIGGGLAGLVYGDIFIASYAPVPQSEDYA